TCTTCTATTTTTTTCGGGGTTTATATTGTCTGGGATAAAAAAATAGATTTCATGAAAGAAGTACTGGTTGCACCTATGAAAAGAACCTCGATATTTGTTGGTAAGATACTTGGCGGGTCTACGGATACATTGATTCAAATTATCATTTTATTAACCATCGGTGTTGTTTTTATTGCAACCGGGATTATGAGCGGAATAAATTTTAATTTTTTCACAATATTTGTTACCCTGGTCTTTTTGTATGTGACAACGGTTGGACTTGTCAGCATCGGGCTTATACTTGGCTCTCAGATGGAAAGCCCCGAAGGTTTTCAATTGATTATCAGTTTTGTTATTTTTCCCATGTTTTTTTTATCGGGGGCACTTTTTCCCATAAATAATTTACCGTCCTGGTTAGCCCCTTTCATATTGGCTAATCCAGTAACATATGCAGTGGATGGTGTCAGGGGCGTTCTGATCGGCTCCTCAAGGTTTAGCCTCGTATATGATTTCCTGATAATTTGCATTTTCTCAATAACAATGATCTCAATTGGCACGTATGCATTTAAAAAGATGAAAATTTAGTAATTATTTTTTTTATAAAGCTTAAAAAATCAGTATTATGCTGCCACCATCGGGAATGTTTGTAGGTGCCCAGCTATGATTTGCTTCTTCATCTCGCCAATCGCATGCAACAATGGAAAACCTTAATCATCTTTGGGTTGATTATACAGACTCCGCATGAGCGAAAAAACGATCTTCTTCGACGCATATGGGACCCTGCTGGAGCTTGGAAACTATCACCAGGACCTTTCTGCGCTTATGTTAAAGGAGACCAAGTGCGACTTGGACCTGGATTCATTTCACTTGGCATGGAATACTGAATTTGAGCGAATGGTCTTCGATATAATTGGAGGTCAGCGCCCTTTCACAACCCTTCGGGTGATTTACGGGGCAAGTCTTAAGAGCGCCTTTCTCCAGCACTCGGTTCACCTCGAAGATGAGCGGGTGGCTGAACTCAACATCATTTGCAGGGAATTCTTGGACCAGCGATGCTCCGTATTGCCTTCAGCAAGCAGAATAATATGCAAGCTGAAAGAGGATGGTGCTAATGTGGGTTTAGTATCCAATGGCGACGATGAAGAGGTTCTGTATCATCTGGGAGATCTGGTTGAAATTTTTGATTCAGTGATAACCTCTGAAAAGGTTGGGCTGTATAAACCCGACCCAGAGATATTCAGGATCGCTCTGGGGGAGCTTGGGGCCA
The genomic region above belongs to Methanocellales archaeon and contains:
- a CDS encoding ABC transporter permease, with product MGELKGIYALWYREIKVFTRERSRVISSIVNPLLWFFIIGGGLGASVSFGSINYQTFIYPGILIQTALFSSIFFGVYIVWDKKIDFMKEVLVAPMKRTSIFVGKILGGSTDTLIQIIILLTIGVVFIATGIMSGINFNFFTIFVTLVFLYVTTVGLVSIGLILGSQMESPEGFQLIISFVIFPMFFLSGALFPINNLPSWLAPFILANPVTYAVDGVRGVLIGSSRFSLVYDFLIICIFSITMISIGTYAFKKMKI
- a CDS encoding HAD family hydrolase, whose protein sequence is MSEKTIFFDAYGTLLELGNYHQDLSALMLKETKCDLDLDSFHLAWNTEFERMVFDIIGGQRPFTTLRVIYGASLKSAFLQHSVHLEDERVAELNIICREFLDQRCSVLPSASRIICKLKEDGANVGLVSNGDDEEVLYHLGDLVEIFDSVITSEKVGLYKPDPEIFRIALGELGAKACDSLHIGDNLRIDVAGSNKAGIGSIWYNRRNKRPVDGIHPMFTISDMEEVLEIVNLMFPQHR